In a genomic window of Cyprinus carpio isolate SPL01 chromosome A10, ASM1834038v1, whole genome shotgun sequence:
- the LOC109058936 gene encoding LOW QUALITY PROTEIN: coiled-coil domain-containing protein 62-like (The sequence of the model RefSeq protein was modified relative to this genomic sequence to represent the inferred CDS: deleted 2 bases in 1 codon): protein MEGFKERWNSKTPGSFSISKGSPVEPWHSTPVKKNVFAANETPDVSSTKLRDEDRTRPAALSLHELSKPMSSFSLMQDFQTPVNGLEVSTIQRQRLELQLLIAELKDRDQELNTMAAAHHKQLLSWEQDRQRVLILEQRCARLEDELEQRNEVIRALSKRTKVAETREKDVYRELNSSQQQLHELSRRQMNTSRHEQDLEERNQSLDSTVMMLSSQLGQLQVREEELSSMLKLKDKDVIEATNQILELSGHLCELEKSLEELRTRESKTLREMEEHKHCFRESRHENTQLKAELQEKTIENNSQREELIRLKQENQLLKRDITAVELQMMNEDNSWRDELLELSRSKQARAGSELLCLRQVCENQQNELQLLKLNLESARESLRHHEGGHERVQQI from the exons ATGGAGGGATTCAAGGAAAGATGGAACTCTAAAACTCCTGGAAGTTTTTCGATATCAAAAG GATCTCCAGTGGAACCCTGGCACAGCACTCCTGTAAAAAAG AATGTTTTTGCTGCTAATGAGACCCCAGATGTTTCTTCCACCAAACTCAGAGATGAAGACAGAACCAGACCTGCAGCGCTGAGTCTGCATGAGCTCTCAAAACCAATGTCCTCTTTCTCATTAATGCAGGATTTTCAG ACCCCAGTTAATGGATTGGAGGTCTCCACTATCCAGAGGCAGCGTCTGGAGCTGCAGCTTCTCATAGCAGAACTAAAGGACCGTGACCAGGAGCTCAATACTATGGCAgcagcccatcacaagcagctgcTATCCTGGGAACAGGACCGTCAGAGAGTACTGATCCTGGAACAGAGATGTGCCCGACTGGAGG ACGAGCTGGAGCAGCGTAACGAGGTGATCAGAGCTCTCAGTAAGCGGACGAAGGTGGCAGAAACGAGAGAGAAAGACGTGTACAGAGAGCTCAACAGCTCTCAACAGCAGCTACACGAGCTGAGCCGCAGACAGATGAACACCTCCAGACATGAGCAGGACTTGGAG GAGAGGAACCAGAGTCTGGACTCGACGGTCATGATGCTGTCATCACAGCTGGGGCAGCTGCAGGTGCGCGAGGAGGAGCTCAGCTCCATGCTTAAACTGAAG GATAAAGATGTGATTGAGGCCACCAATCAAATTTTAGAGCTGTCCGGTCATCTGTGTGAACTAGAGAAATCTCTCGAAGAGCTGCGAACACGTGAGAGCAAAACGCTGCGAGAAATGGAGGAACACAAACACTGTTTCAGAGAGAGCAGACACGAAAACACACAACTGAAAG ccGAGCTTCAGGAGAAAACCATTGAGAACAACAGCCAGAGAGAAGAGCTCATCCGCTTAAAGCAGGAAAACCAGCTGTTGAAGAGAGACATCACTGCTGTTGAACTTCAGATGATGA ATGAAGATAACAGCTGGAGGGATGAATTACTTGAACTTTCCCGATCAAAACAAGCTCGAGCTGGATCTGAGCTGCTCTGTCTGCGGCAG gtGTGTGAA AACCAACAGAATGAGCTCCAGCTGCTGAAGTTGAACTTGGAGAGCGCCAGAGAGTCACTCCGACATCATGAGGGTGGTCACGAGAGAG